Proteins encoded in a region of the Malaciobacter mytili LMG 24559 genome:
- the cutA gene encoding divalent-cation tolerance protein CutA, producing the protein MKPIIIQTTTNSKDEARNIAKVLLESKLAACVQISKIDSLYIWENEMCEDEEYLIIIKTKKEKFKKIKSKIKELHSYDLPEIISINIDDLSKEYKKYIGDNIK; encoded by the coding sequence ATGAAACCAATAATAATACAAACAACAACAAATAGTAAGGATGAAGCAAGAAATATTGCTAAAGTTCTTTTAGAAAGTAAGTTAGCAGCTTGTGTTCAAATTTCTAAAATTGATTCATTATATATTTGGGAAAATGAAATGTGTGAAGATGAAGAGTATCTAATTATTATAAAAACTAAAAAAGAAAAGTTTAAAAAAATCAAAAGCAAAATTAAAGAATTACATAGCTATGATTTGCCCGAAATTATAAGTATAAATATTGATGATTTAAGTAAAGAGTATAAGAAGTATATAGGAGATAATATAAAATGA
- a CDS encoding SUI1 family translation initiation factor translates to MNLADKLAQSFGSKLEGDIFDTKKEDKKNKEKSLEILSKNQHQLVFTFEKRKGKPVTLVGRFYLAENEKKEILKLLKKKLACGGSINNEFIELQGDIKDKIKAILENEGWKFKK, encoded by the coding sequence GTGAATTTAGCAGATAAATTAGCACAAAGTTTTGGTTCAAAATTAGAAGGTGATATTTTTGATACTAAAAAAGAAGATAAAAAAAACAAAGAAAAAAGTTTAGAAATTTTAAGTAAAAATCAACATCAATTAGTTTTTACTTTTGAAAAAAGAAAAGGAAAACCAGTAACTTTAGTGGGAAGATTTTATTTAGCTGAAAATGAAAAAAAAGAGATTTTAAAACTACTTAAGAAAAAACTTGCCTGCGGTGGAAGTATAAATAATGAATTTATTGAATTACAAGGTGATATAAAAGATAAGATAAAAGCTATTTTAGAAAATGAAGGTTGGAAGTTTAAAAAATAA
- a CDS encoding NAD(P)H-hydrate dehydratase, producing the protein MQKVFTHIGFLDEKCYSKYNLSEDILMEHAALALKNAIKKESKEYNSSILICCGVGNNAADGITLARLLQNEYKNIYLYIPFEVKSSMAKLQLQRANLLGIKQINNISSINKVDIVVDCLFGSGLNKSLDKTTIEIIEKLNNIEAFKISCDIPSGIDVNGKIETCAFIAHKTVTMGANKLALFTDIVKDYVGKIEVANLGLAKEMYEEETDIFLLEQTDMKLPFRKQKNSHKGTFGHAAIVIGCKKGAGTIACDAAFSFGSGLVTAIVHEELALPCHIMQSHKLPLNTTSIAIGMGLGLYNQDELKQILDNNIAKVIDADMFYEEIILQHLKSNVVLTPHPKEFCSLLKLTKIADISIEELQNNRFKYLKEFTLKYPQVTILLKGANTLIANNNKIFINYFGTSVLSKGGSGDVLSGLIASLLAQGYSSLDAAITASLAHTLVAKKYKKNSYSLSPQDLIEGIKIL; encoded by the coding sequence ATGCAAAAAGTATTTACACATATTGGATTTTTAGATGAAAAGTGTTATTCAAAATATAATCTAAGTGAAGATATTTTGATGGAACATGCGGCACTTGCCCTTAAAAACGCAATAAAAAAAGAGTCTAAAGAGTATAACTCTTCAATTTTAATTTGTTGTGGTGTGGGTAATAATGCAGCTGATGGTATAACTTTAGCACGTTTATTGCAAAATGAGTATAAAAATATATATTTATATATTCCTTTTGAAGTAAAATCTTCAATGGCAAAATTGCAACTACAAAGGGCAAATCTTTTAGGAATAAAACAAATTAATAATATTTCTTCTATAAATAAAGTTGATATAGTTGTAGATTGTTTATTTGGAAGTGGTTTAAATAAAAGTTTAGATAAAACTACAATAGAAATAATTGAAAAATTAAATAATATAGAAGCTTTTAAAATCTCTTGTGATATTCCAAGTGGAATTGATGTAAATGGTAAGATAGAAACTTGTGCTTTTATTGCCCATAAGACAGTAACAATGGGAGCAAATAAACTAGCACTTTTTACAGATATAGTAAAAGATTATGTGGGAAAGATAGAAGTAGCAAATTTAGGTTTAGCAAAAGAGATGTATGAAGAAGAAACAGATATTTTCTTACTTGAACAAACAGATATGAAACTTCCTTTTAGAAAACAAAAAAATTCTCATAAGGGTACATTTGGACATGCTGCTATTGTAATAGGTTGCAAAAAAGGTGCTGGAACAATTGCTTGTGATGCTGCTTTTAGCTTTGGAAGTGGTTTAGTAACAGCTATTGTTCATGAAGAGTTAGCTTTACCTTGTCATATTATGCAAAGTCATAAACTACCTTTAAATACTACTTCAATAGCTATTGGAATGGGATTGGGATTATATAATCAAGATGAATTAAAACAGATTTTAGATAATAATATTGCAAAGGTTATTGATGCAGATATGTTTTATGAAGAAATAATTTTGCAACATTTAAAAAGTAATGTGGTTTTAACTCCCCATCCAAAAGAGTTTTGTTCTCTTTTAAAATTAACAAAAATTGCAGATATTTCTATTGAAGAGTTACAAAATAATAGATTTAAATACTTAAAAGAGTTTACTTTAAAATATCCACAAGTTACTATTTTATTAAAAGGTGCAAATACTTTAATTGCAAATAATAATAAAATATTTATAAATTATTTCGGAACTTCTGTTTTAAGTAAAGGTGGAAGTGGAGATGTTTTAAGTGGCTTGATAGCTTCTTTACTTGCACAAGGATATAGTTCTTTAGATGCAGCAATAACAGCTTCTTTAGCTCATACTTTAGTTGCAAAAAAATATAAGAAAAATTCTTATTCTTTATCACCACAAGATTTAATTGAAGGAATAAAAATATTATGA
- a CDS encoding RBBP9/YdeN family alpha/beta hydrolase has product MSKKVLILHGLNGSDYPHWQAHLAADLIKENYTVSFPAFPNRDFPKLKQWKEFLKKEIQHFKPQIVVCHSLANILWFHTCEELDITLDKLMLVAPVRKTCEVEAIKEFFPYPIPKNLKSREIIMAASTNDPYMSLEEAVELQQELNIGMKIMENAGHINAQSGFGKLDCALDWIKREEECENSQN; this is encoded by the coding sequence TTGAGTAAAAAAGTATTAATATTACATGGATTAAATGGAAGTGATTATCCCCATTGGCAAGCTCATTTGGCAGCTGATTTAATAAAAGAGAATTATACAGTATCTTTTCCTGCTTTTCCAAATAGAGATTTCCCTAAATTAAAACAGTGGAAAGAGTTTTTAAAAAAAGAAATACAACATTTTAAACCTCAAATTGTAGTATGTCACTCTTTAGCAAATATTTTATGGTTTCATACATGTGAAGAGTTAGATATAACTTTAGATAAATTAATGCTAGTAGCTCCTGTTAGAAAAACTTGTGAAGTTGAAGCAATAAAAGAATTTTTTCCCTATCCAATTCCTAAAAATTTAAAATCACGTGAAATTATTATGGCAGCTTCTACAAATGACCCTTATATGAGTTTAGAAGAGGCAGTTGAGTTACAACAAGAACTTAATATTGGTATGAAAATAATGGAAAATGCAGGACATATAAATGCACAATCTGGATTTGGAAAACTTGATTGTGCCCTTGATTGGATAAAAAGAGAAGAAGAGTGTGAAAACTCTCAAAATTAA
- a CDS encoding alpha/beta fold hydrolase: protein MHLILKILLLFVVFIQSYAKQEYIKENTFNEVSYVRTFGDSSKDAIVFVHGLGEEASSIWIETAKKLQDNYYILIFDLPGFGKSDKSNKLYSPTNYAKFIFNITNHFINRPFHLVGHSMGASISLKYASMYANVKSLVLVDAAGLLNKVVYSKYLIEEKTKKITHNNSILGFISDLPRTLDNILPLEVDAILENKLSRKVFLSSNPNRIAAISLLEEDFSNTFKTIDNNTLIIWGEKDKTAPLKTAYVLNKLIKNSKLVIFKNSAHVPIIDEPELFFQELKNHLNVNNYKKKSNPILKKEDTFIIENNNDLKINGYYYKKLIVKNSKNIRIENSTIEELIVENSSLDILNSSLLLKNSSFSNFIVNLTASSINLKDTILLNKGSLDIAGVDITSKANIFKVKKDSSSITINFSLSSKNGMNLHKTITLKAKEVY, encoded by the coding sequence TTGCATTTGATTTTAAAAATTTTACTTTTATTTGTTGTTTTTATTCAATCTTATGCAAAACAGGAATATATAAAAGAGAATACTTTTAATGAAGTCTCTTATGTGAGAACTTTTGGAGATTCAAGTAAAGATGCAATTGTTTTTGTACATGGTTTAGGAGAAGAAGCCTCTTCTATTTGGATTGAAACTGCAAAAAAACTACAAGATAATTACTATATTTTAATTTTTGATTTACCTGGTTTTGGAAAATCAGATAAATCAAATAAATTATATTCTCCTACAAATTATGCAAAATTTATTTTTAATATTACAAATCATTTTATAAATAGACCTTTTCATTTAGTAGGTCATTCTATGGGAGCAAGTATTTCACTAAAATATGCTTCAATGTATGCAAATGTTAAAAGTTTAGTTTTAGTTGATGCTGCTGGTTTATTAAATAAAGTTGTTTATAGTAAATATTTAATAGAAGAAAAAACAAAAAAAATTACACACAATAATAGCATATTAGGTTTTATTTCAGATTTACCTAGAACTTTGGATAATATCTTACCTTTGGAAGTGGATGCTATACTTGAAAATAAACTTTCAAGAAAAGTGTTTTTAAGTTCAAACCCCAATAGAATTGCAGCTATATCTTTACTTGAAGAGGATTTTTCAAATACTTTTAAAACAATTGATAATAATACTTTAATAATTTGGGGAGAAAAAGATAAAACAGCTCCTTTAAAAACAGCCTATGTATTAAATAAACTAATTAAAAACTCAAAACTTGTTATTTTTAAAAATTCAGCACATGTTCCTATAATAGATGAGCCAGAATTATTCTTTCAAGAGTTGAAAAATCATCTAAATGTAAATAATTATAAAAAAAAGAGTAATCCTATTTTAAAAAAAGAAGATACTTTTATAATAGAAAATAACAATGATTTAAAAATAAATGGTTACTACTATAAAAAACTAATAGTTAAAAATAGTAAAAATATTAGAATAGAAAATTCAACAATTGAAGAATTAATAGTAGAAAACTCTTCTTTAGATATATTAAATTCAAGTTTATTATTAAAAAATAGTAGTTTTTCTAATTTTATAGTAAATTTAACAGCTTCTAGTATAAATTTAAAAGATACAATTTTATTAAATAAAGGAAGTTTAGATATTGCAGGAGTTGATATAACTTCAAAAGCAAATATTTTTAAAGTAAAAAAAGATTCTTCTTCTATTACAATAAATTTTTCACTTAGCAGCAAAAATGGGATGAATTTACATAAGACTATTACTTTAAAGGCAAAAGAAGTATATTAA
- a CDS encoding Lcl C-terminal domain-containing protein — protein sequence MKLLFCLLITTFLYANNFQRESNLNVVIDKTNKLMWQDSISVIKIKRTHKEAPTYCEELSHAGYADWRLPTIEEFKLIVDKKNEINSINRKFRYNVPDGYWAKKAHWRTFWYYADYMHFLSGTAYFDSRHKRKYIRCIRDMK from the coding sequence ATGAAATTACTATTTTGTCTATTAATTACAACTTTTTTATATGCAAATAATTTTCAAAGAGAATCTAATTTAAATGTGGTTATTGATAAAACAAATAAACTTATGTGGCAAGATAGTATAAGTGTTATAAAGATTAAAAGAACACATAAAGAAGCACCAACATATTGCGAAGAATTATCTCATGCTGGATATGCAGATTGGAGATTACCTACTATTGAAGAGTTTAAACTAATTGTTGATAAGAAAAATGAAATCAATTCTATAAATAGAAAATTTAGATACAACGTACCAGATGGATATTGGGCAAAAAAAGCCCATTGGAGAACTTTTTGGTATTATGCAGATTATATGCATTTTTTAAGTGGAACTGCCTATTTTGATAGTAGACATAAAAGAAAATATATTAGATGTATAAGAGATATGAAATAA
- the tsaD gene encoding tRNA (adenosine(37)-N6)-threonylcarbamoyltransferase complex transferase subunit TsaD, which translates to MILSIESSCDDSSIAVTDIKTKKLIFHKKISQELQHSQYGGVVPELAARLHVEALPKILEETSEYFDKLKAIAVTNSPGLSVTLMEGVTMAKALATSLELPLIAVNHLKGHIYSLFIEEEEIFPITILLVSGGHTQIIEANSYEDMKIVATTIDDSFGESFDKVSKMMNLGYPGGPIVQEYSLKGDENRFDFPIPLRQSPKIEFSYSGLKNAVRLKIEELNELSTQDIADICASFQKTAVAHIMQKLKKLFKQNPPKNFAIVGGASANIYLRKELESLCKKYNTSLYLSQLKYCSDNAAMIGRVALKQYEKQEFTSIENIDIQTRIKAF; encoded by the coding sequence TTGATTTTAAGTATAGAATCTAGTTGTGATGATAGCTCAATAGCTGTTACAGATATAAAAACTAAAAAACTAATTTTTCATAAAAAAATTTCTCAAGAGTTACAACATAGCCAATATGGAGGAGTAGTTCCAGAGCTAGCTGCAAGATTACATGTTGAAGCTTTACCTAAAATTTTAGAAGAGACAAGTGAATATTTTGATAAATTAAAAGCAATTGCAGTTACAAATTCTCCTGGATTATCTGTAACACTTATGGAAGGAGTTACTATGGCAAAAGCTTTAGCTACTTCTTTAGAACTTCCTTTAATTGCAGTAAATCACTTAAAAGGGCATATATATTCTCTTTTTATTGAAGAAGAGGAGATATTTCCTATTACTATTTTATTGGTTTCTGGTGGACATACTCAAATAATAGAAGCTAACTCATATGAAGATATGAAAATAGTTGCAACAACAATAGATGATAGTTTTGGAGAAAGTTTTGATAAAGTATCTAAAATGATGAATTTAGGTTATCCTGGTGGTCCAATTGTTCAAGAATACTCTTTAAAAGGTGATGAAAATAGATTTGATTTTCCTATTCCTTTAAGACAAAGTCCAAAAATTGAGTTTAGTTATTCGGGACTTAAAAATGCAGTAAGATTAAAAATAGAAGAGTTAAATGAACTATCAACTCAAGATATTGCAGATATTTGTGCTTCTTTTCAAAAGACAGCAGTTGCACATATTATGCAAAAATTAAAAAAACTCTTTAAACAAAATCCTCCTAAAAATTTTGCCATAGTTGGGGGAGCTAGTGCAAATATCTATTTAAGAAAAGAACTTGAAAGTTTATGCAAAAAGTATAATACAAGTTTATATTTAAGCCAATTAAAATACTGTTCTGATAATGCAGCTATGATAGGAAGAGTTGCTTTAAAACAGTATGAAAAACAAGAGTTTACTTCTATTGAAAATATAGATATTCAAACAAGAATAAAGGCTTTTTAG
- a CDS encoding phosphatidate cytidylyltransferase, with product MSNLLSSSSTRIKTGVVLVLALLLIGYINSYFITWLFLGSLMIIAISESMKLFNVKNNIIFAFAIALWAIAYFYPSPEDLFFVLAVVYASILAYKRDIGKKLFLPLLYPAASFLFILALYNEYSMSSLLWLLVIVALTDTAAYFVGRSIGKRKFCATSPNKTIEGVIGGVLFGSLLGAFFAIEQLSYSDAFIISLFVSIASVFGDLFESYLKREANVKDSGNLFPGHGGVLDRTDGYLFASVLMLVILRVVA from the coding sequence ATGTCAAATCTATTATCTTCAAGTTCTACAAGAATAAAAACAGGTGTAGTTTTAGTGCTTGCCTTACTTTTGATTGGGTATATAAACTCATATTTTATAACATGGTTATTTTTAGGTTCACTTATGATTATTGCAATTAGTGAATCTATGAAACTTTTTAATGTTAAAAACAATATTATATTTGCTTTTGCCATAGCTTTATGGGCTATTGCATATTTTTACCCAAGCCCTGAAGATTTATTTTTTGTTTTGGCTGTTGTTTATGCTTCAATTTTAGCTTATAAAAGAGATATTGGAAAGAAATTATTTTTACCTTTATTATATCCTGCAGCTTCATTTTTATTTATCTTAGCTTTATATAATGAATATTCTATGAGTTCATTATTGTGGTTACTTGTTATTGTGGCTTTAACTGACACAGCTGCTTATTTTGTTGGTAGAAGTATAGGAAAAAGAAAGTTTTGTGCTACAAGTCCTAATAAAACAATAGAGGGTGTAATTGGTGGTGTTTTATTTGGATCATTATTGGGAGCATTTTTTGCAATTGAACAATTATCTTATAGTGATGCTTTTATAATTTCTTTATTTGTTTCTATTGCTTCTGTATTTGGGGATTTATTTGAAAGTTATTTAAAAAGAGAAGCAAATGTAAAAGATAGTGGAAATCTTTTTCCTGGACATGGGGGAGTTTTAGATAGAACAGATGGTTACTTATTTGCTTCTGTTTTAATGTTAGTTATCTTAAGAGTTGTAGCTTGA
- a CDS encoding alanine/glycine:cation symporter family protein, protein METIIGFLNNIFWGYILIYGLLAVGLFFTIKLKFIQFIHFKEMFKSVFDKDETDESGISPFQALTISLASRVGTGNLAGVAVALYLGGAGAIFWMWIVALVGMATAYAESTLAQLYKIKDENDQYRGGPAFYIAKGLKSPFLAVIFCISLILAFGLVFNAVQANSIAGAVGTAFNIDKMYVGYAIAALTALVIFAGIKGIAKIAEIVVPFMAIIYLLLAVYTMIANYELVPSVIATIIKSAFGLQEAAGGVAGGILAAILNGVKRGLFSNEAGMGSAPNIAAVATPTPHHPSSQGFVQALGVFIDTILICTATAVMILLAGVLEPGSGIKGIELTQQALSVHIGEAGVYFIAIAILFFAFTSIIGNYAYAENALTYLGLGNKFGINLLRIATISMVIWGSYEKVQTVFDAADASMGLMATINLIAIVLLSGTVVKLTKDYLEQREKGLEPTFEAKKFPELKDKIDTSIWKK, encoded by the coding sequence ATGGAAACTATTATTGGTTTTTTGAATAATATCTTTTGGGGTTATATTCTTATTTATGGTCTATTAGCAGTTGGACTATTTTTTACAATAAAACTTAAGTTTATTCAATTTATTCATTTTAAAGAGATGTTCAAATCTGTTTTTGATAAAGATGAAACAGATGAATCTGGGATTTCTCCTTTTCAAGCTTTAACTATTTCTCTTGCATCAAGAGTTGGAACAGGAAATCTTGCTGGAGTTGCTGTTGCTTTATATTTAGGAGGAGCAGGAGCAATATTTTGGATGTGGATTGTTGCTTTAGTTGGTATGGCAACTGCATATGCAGAAAGTACATTAGCTCAACTTTATAAAATTAAAGATGAAAATGACCAATATAGAGGAGGACCAGCTTTTTATATTGCAAAAGGTTTAAAATCTCCTTTTTTAGCAGTAATTTTCTGTATTAGTTTAATCTTGGCTTTTGGGTTAGTATTTAATGCAGTACAAGCAAATTCAATTGCAGGTGCAGTTGGTACAGCTTTTAATATTGATAAAATGTATGTGGGATATGCAATTGCTGCATTAACAGCACTTGTAATTTTTGCAGGAATAAAAGGTATTGCAAAAATTGCTGAGATTGTTGTTCCATTTATGGCTATTATTTATCTTTTACTAGCTGTTTATACTATGATAGCAAACTATGAATTAGTACCTTCAGTTATTGCAACTATTATAAAAAGTGCTTTTGGATTACAAGAAGCAGCTGGTGGAGTTGCAGGTGGAATTTTAGCTGCAATTTTAAATGGAGTAAAAAGAGGATTATTTTCAAATGAAGCAGGTATGGGTTCTGCACCTAATATTGCTGCTGTTGCAACACCAACTCCTCACCATCCTTCATCACAAGGTTTTGTACAAGCTTTAGGTGTATTTATTGATACTATTTTAATTTGTACTGCAACTGCTGTTATGATTTTATTAGCAGGTGTATTAGAACCAGGTTCTGGAATAAAAGGTATTGAATTAACACAACAAGCTTTATCTGTTCATATTGGAGAAGCTGGAGTTTATTTTATTGCTATTGCTATTTTATTTTTTGCCTTTACTTCTATTATTGGAAACTATGCTTATGCAGAAAATGCTTTAACATATTTAGGTTTAGGAAATAAATTTGGAATAAATCTTTTAAGAATTGCTACTATTTCAATGGTAATTTGGGGTTCATACGAAAAAGTTCAAACTGTATTTGATGCAGCAGATGCTTCAATGGGATTAATGGCAACTATTAACTTAATTGCTATTGTATTATTATCAGGAACTGTTGTTAAATTAACAAAAGATTATTTAGAACAAAGAGAAAAAGGTTTAGAACCTACATTTGAAGCTAAAAAATTCCCAGAATTAAAAGATAAAATTGATACTTCAATTTGGAAAAAATAA
- the dxr gene encoding 1-deoxy-D-xylulose-5-phosphate reductoisomerase, whose amino-acid sequence MIVLGSTGSIGVNTLNIAKKFNLSVEVLVAGTNIKLLNEQIKEFSPKKVVIANAKDIKEVNHNNVSFGEEAILQAIENSNAKMVVNALVGFLGLKPTLKAIECGKKVALANKESLVVAGKFIDQSNLVAIDSEHFGLWYLLQDKKIDSMVITASGGSFRDYPLEKLKNVSVKEALNHPNWSMGNKITIDSATMTNKMFELLEAKWLFNTTKLDAIIETKSLIHALINFKDGSTTAHIANASMQLPIAYAILGKVEEEILKPINLVEITSLEFRKIQEERYPIWQIKDEVLQNPDLGVVLNAANEVAVSKFLNNKIGFLDISKITLNAINKFNKPNISNLEDIFILDKEVRSFCDS is encoded by the coding sequence TTGATAGTATTAGGAAGTACAGGTTCAATTGGAGTTAATACTCTAAATATTGCAAAAAAATTTAATTTAAGTGTTGAGGTTTTAGTAGCAGGAACAAATATAAAACTTCTAAATGAACAAATAAAAGAGTTCTCTCCTAAAAAAGTAGTAATTGCAAATGCTAAAGATATAAAAGAAGTAAATCATAATAATGTCTCTTTTGGAGAAGAAGCAATTTTACAAGCAATTGAAAATTCAAATGCTAAAATGGTTGTAAATGCACTTGTGGGATTTTTAGGACTTAAACCAACTTTAAAAGCTATAGAGTGTGGAAAAAAAGTTGCTTTGGCAAATAAGGAGTCTTTAGTTGTTGCAGGTAAGTTTATTGACCAATCAAATTTAGTTGCAATTGATAGTGAACATTTTGGTTTATGGTATTTACTTCAAGATAAAAAAATAGATTCTATGGTAATTACTGCAAGTGGAGGTTCTTTTAGAGATTATCCTTTAGAAAAATTAAAAAATGTTTCTGTAAAAGAAGCACTAAATCATCCAAATTGGTCAATGGGAAATAAAATAACTATTGATAGTGCCACAATGACAAATAAAATGTTTGAATTACTTGAAGCTAAATGGCTTTTTAATACTACTAAACTAGATGCAATAATTGAAACAAAGTCTTTAATTCATGCATTAATAAACTTTAAAGATGGAAGTACAACCGCTCATATTGCCAATGCTTCTATGCAACTTCCAATTGCATATGCAATTTTAGGAAAAGTTGAAGAAGAGATTTTAAAACCTATAAATTTAGTAGAAATTACTTCTTTAGAATTTAGAAAAATTCAAGAAGAAAGGTATCCAATTTGGCAAATAAAAGATGAAGTTTTACAAAACCCTGATTTAGGAGTTGTATTAAATGCAGCAAATGAAGTTGCTGTTTCAAAATTTTTAAATAATAAAATAGGCTTTTTGGATATTTCAAAAATAACACTTAATGCAATAAATAAATTTAATAAACCAAATATTTCAAATCTTGAAGATATTTTTATTTTAGATAAAGAAGTAAGGAGTTTTTGTGACTCTTGA